The following are encoded together in the Xanthomonas sacchari genome:
- a CDS encoding IS110 family transposase, translating to MSPVIGIDVAKRSFDAAIDLTNGKHRTKAKLSNDAKGFQALQAWLQTHAQPDSWIAMEATGTYHQALAEFLHARGYQVCVLNPAQTAAYARSQLSRVKTDRSDAKLIASYALRHREQLRRWHPDPPALKQLKALVRRRQDLQQMLQMERNRLDVAPAQVKDSIQVHLADLQHHIAQIEQAIDDHIDQDPTLRGQRELLVSIQGIADTSAALMLAELGDVRRFADAAAVTAFAGLNPCLQQSGDRKGHVCISRTGSPRLRAGLFMPALVAMTHNPIIRTLKQRLSERGKAGKQIVCAAMRKLLHLAYGVLKSGTAFDPKRGLAC from the coding sequence ATGTCTCCCGTCATCGGCATCGACGTCGCCAAACGCAGTTTCGATGCGGCCATCGATCTGACCAATGGCAAGCACCGTACCAAGGCCAAGTTGTCCAACGATGCCAAGGGCTTCCAGGCCCTGCAGGCATGGCTGCAGACGCATGCGCAGCCCGATAGCTGGATCGCCATGGAGGCCACCGGCACCTATCACCAGGCGCTGGCCGAGTTCCTCCACGCACGAGGCTATCAGGTGTGCGTGCTCAACCCTGCGCAGACGGCCGCGTACGCACGCAGCCAGCTCAGCCGGGTCAAGACCGATCGCAGCGATGCCAAGCTGATCGCCAGTTATGCCCTGCGTCACCGCGAGCAGTTACGCCGTTGGCACCCTGATCCGCCGGCGCTCAAGCAGCTCAAAGCGCTGGTGCGCCGGCGCCAGGATCTGCAACAGATGCTGCAGATGGAGCGCAACCGGCTGGACGTCGCTCCGGCCCAGGTGAAGGACTCGATCCAGGTCCATTTGGCCGATCTGCAACACCACATCGCCCAGATCGAGCAGGCCATCGATGACCACATCGACCAGGATCCGACCTTGCGTGGGCAGCGCGAGCTGCTGGTGAGCATCCAGGGGATTGCCGACACCAGCGCGGCCTTGATGCTGGCCGAGCTTGGCGATGTGAGGCGCTTCGCCGATGCCGCGGCGGTGACCGCCTTCGCGGGCCTGAATCCGTGCCTGCAGCAGTCGGGCGACCGCAAAGGCCACGTCTGCATCTCGCGCACCGGCTCGCCCCGCCTGCGTGCGGGCCTGTTCATGCCGGCCCTGGTGGCCATGACCCACAACCCGATCATCCGGACGCTGAAACAGCGGCTGAGCGAACGCGGCAAAGCCGGCAAGCAGATCGTGTGCGCCGCCATGCGCAAGCTCCTGCACCTGGCCTACGGGGTTCTCAAATCGGGTACGGCGTTCGATCCGAAAAGGGGACTTGCCTGCTAG
- a CDS encoding Rap1a/Tai family immunity protein, translating into MTSHRTWLALPLLAALSSNSAARPPAGPWDLNGHQLLEAPLDGSLAADLGPQQPQELRVMVSSRTAAAYMLGIAAGSEGARWCRPAGQSGPPNVQALVADLVALPDARLDERASDLVVQALAKRYPCKSAPRRASR; encoded by the coding sequence ATGACATCACACCGCACCTGGCTCGCGCTGCCCTTGCTGGCCGCGCTCAGCAGCAACAGCGCGGCACGCCCGCCTGCCGGACCCTGGGACTTGAACGGGCATCAGTTGCTGGAAGCCCCGCTGGACGGCTCACTGGCCGCCGACCTGGGTCCGCAGCAACCGCAGGAACTGCGGGTCATGGTGTCCTCGCGCACGGCGGCCGCGTACATGCTCGGCATCGCGGCCGGCAGCGAGGGCGCGCGATGGTGCCGACCGGCCGGCCAGTCCGGCCCACCGAATGTCCAGGCACTCGTCGCCGATCTCGTCGCGCTGCCCGACGCCCGCCTGGACGAACGCGCCAGCGACCTGGTCGTGCAGGCCCTGGCAAAACGGTACCCCTGCAAATCCGCGCCGCGCCGCGCCTCGCGCTGA
- the yedA gene encoding drug/metabolite exporter YedA, with amino-acid sequence MPSAPVAAAPARGGFVVLALFLVYVVWGSTYLAIRFALEGGAPPLSVVSGTRFVIAGSVLYAVLRWRGVAAPTRAQWRPLAMLGALMLVCGNGLVVLAERQVSSGLAAVAVASVPLWMALFGTLRGHHASRGEWLGIVVGFAGVVWLNAGSSLNASPLGLVLLLIAPVGWAFGSVWSRGRDLPMPFMAAAGQMLCGGGMLVAIGLLSGERLHTLPSAQGMLAVAYLCVFGSIVAFTAYVWLLQNVRPALAGSYAYVNPVIAVALGSWLGSERFSASDFGAMAVILAGVVVITVARTRR; translated from the coding sequence ATGCCGTCCGCTCCTGTCGCTGCCGCGCCTGCGCGCGGCGGCTTCGTCGTTCTCGCCCTGTTCCTGGTCTACGTCGTCTGGGGCTCGACCTATCTGGCGATCCGCTTCGCCCTGGAAGGCGGCGCGCCGCCGCTGAGCGTGGTCTCCGGCACCCGCTTCGTGATCGCCGGCAGCGTGCTGTACGCGGTGCTGCGCTGGCGCGGCGTGGCCGCGCCCACGCGCGCGCAGTGGCGGCCGCTGGCCATGCTGGGTGCGCTGATGCTGGTCTGCGGCAATGGCTTGGTGGTGCTGGCCGAGCGTCAGGTGTCCTCGGGGCTGGCGGCGGTGGCGGTGGCCTCGGTGCCGCTGTGGATGGCGCTGTTCGGCACGCTGCGCGGCCATCACGCCAGCCGCGGCGAATGGCTGGGGATCGTGGTCGGCTTCGCCGGCGTGGTGTGGCTCAACGCCGGCAGCAGCCTCAATGCCAGCCCGTTGGGCCTGGTGCTGCTGTTGATCGCGCCGGTCGGCTGGGCGTTCGGCTCGGTGTGGTCGCGCGGGCGCGACCTGCCGATGCCGTTCATGGCCGCCGCCGGGCAGATGCTGTGCGGCGGGGGGATGCTGGTGGCGATCGGCCTGCTCAGCGGCGAGCGCCTGCACACCCTGCCGAGCGCGCAGGGCATGCTGGCGGTGGCCTACCTGTGCGTGTTTGGCTCGATCGTCGCCTTCACCGCCTACGTATGGCTGCTGCAGAACGTGCGTCCGGCGCTGGCCGGCAGCTATGCCTACGTCAATCCGGTGATCGCGGTGGCGCTGGGCAGTTGGCTCGGCAGCGAACGCTTCAGCGCCAGCGACTTTGGTGCGATGGCGGTGATCCTGGCCGGCGTGGTGGTGATCACCGTGGCGAGGACCCGGCGATGA
- the rarD gene encoding EamA family transporter RarD: MTAAAEQEARRGLWITAATFALWGVVPVYWHLLQAVPSPHIIAHRIVWSTLLVVAWLVYSARLQWWRRIAAQPRALATLALSSVAIAFNWGLYIWAVNAGHVIETSLGYFINPLVNVLLGVLVLRERLRPLQWLAVACAALGVAWLTVDAGTLPWIALGLAGSFGLYGLLRKLVQVDAVAGLGVESLYLFLPALGFVLWGEAGHGGGFVGGWGWRNDLLLAFGGVVTAVPLIGFAYGVRRIPLSLVGLLQYIAPSLQLLLGVWFFREPFDAGKAIGFAAIWIGLLLFAGESLWRRAGIRD, encoded by the coding sequence ATGACCGCGGCCGCCGAGCAGGAGGCCCGGCGCGGCCTGTGGATCACCGCGGCGACCTTCGCGCTGTGGGGCGTGGTGCCGGTGTACTGGCACCTGCTGCAGGCGGTGCCGTCGCCGCACATCATCGCCCACCGCATCGTCTGGAGCACGCTGCTGGTGGTGGCCTGGCTGGTGTACAGCGCGCGCCTGCAGTGGTGGCGGCGCATCGCCGCGCAGCCGCGCGCGCTGGCCACGCTGGCGCTGAGCAGCGTGGCGATCGCCTTCAACTGGGGCCTGTACATCTGGGCGGTCAATGCCGGCCACGTGATCGAGACCAGCCTCGGCTACTTCATCAATCCGCTGGTCAACGTGCTGCTCGGCGTGCTGGTGCTGCGCGAGCGGCTGCGTCCGCTGCAATGGCTGGCGGTGGCCTGCGCCGCGCTCGGCGTGGCCTGGCTGACCGTCGACGCCGGCACGCTGCCGTGGATCGCGCTGGGCCTGGCCGGCTCGTTCGGGCTGTACGGCCTGTTGCGCAAGCTGGTGCAGGTGGATGCGGTGGCCGGGCTGGGCGTGGAAAGCCTGTACCTGTTCCTGCCGGCGCTGGGGTTCGTGCTGTGGGGCGAGGCCGGCCACGGTGGCGGCTTCGTCGGCGGCTGGGGCTGGCGCAACGACCTGCTGCTGGCGTTCGGCGGCGTGGTGACCGCGGTGCCGCTGATCGGCTTCGCCTACGGCGTGCGGCGCATCCCGCTGTCGCTGGTGGGGTTGCTGCAATACATCGCGCCAAGCCTGCAGCTGCTGCTGGGCGTGTGGTTCTTCCGCGAGCCGTTCGACGCGGGCAAGGCGATCGGCTTTGCCGCCATTTGGATCGGGTTGTTGCTGTTCGCCGGTGAGAGTCTGTGGCGGAGAGCGGGGATTAGGGATTAG
- a CDS encoding alpha/beta fold hydrolase: MSSRLRLLLVLCASLWLSACSSTSLSDRLVAPGGVSPLMDEERIQSLLATLPNRSGHVVVPGGIPIFWRAIDPGDYHMRYRYEHAGRDASGHEHADFAMDVGTPAPATHMAPRGTVVLLHGWMMDGDSLLPWSLDLAQAGYRSISIDLRNHGRSGGGPAGYGTRESDDVVAVIRALRASGEVQGPVYLFGVSYGAATALFAAQKLGDQVDGVVAMESFANAGRGIRDMIPHMLASRPRGWMASAAMDLARWRYGGQNLDAVIANANQRLALNLDQVDVTAAARAAPACVLLLHGSADQHIPVAHGRLLALDAPRAHYLEMPGENHLSLPMRLDLLAPTVEDWFADLQSPSHGGRCPQPLPPRADPELQLTGEPAASGSRG; this comes from the coding sequence ATGTCCTCGCGCCTGCGCCTGCTGCTCGTCCTCTGCGCCAGCCTGTGGCTGAGCGCCTGCTCCTCCACCTCGCTGAGCGACCGCCTGGTCGCGCCGGGCGGCGTGTCGCCGCTGATGGACGAGGAGCGCATCCAGAGCCTGCTGGCGACCCTGCCCAACCGCAGCGGCCACGTGGTGGTGCCCGGCGGCATCCCGATCTTCTGGCGTGCCATCGACCCGGGCGACTACCACATGCGCTACCGCTACGAGCACGCCGGCCGCGACGCCAGCGGCCACGAGCATGCCGACTTCGCCATGGACGTGGGCACCCCGGCGCCGGCCACGCACATGGCCCCGCGCGGCACCGTGGTGCTGCTGCACGGCTGGATGATGGACGGCGATTCACTGTTGCCGTGGTCGCTGGACCTGGCCCAGGCCGGCTACCGCAGCATCAGCATCGACCTGCGCAACCACGGCCGCTCCGGCGGCGGCCCGGCCGGCTACGGCACCCGCGAGTCCGACGACGTGGTCGCGGTGATCCGCGCCCTGCGCGCCAGCGGCGAGGTGCAGGGCCCGGTGTACCTGTTCGGCGTGTCCTACGGCGCGGCCACCGCCCTGTTCGCCGCGCAGAAGCTCGGCGACCAGGTCGACGGCGTGGTCGCGATGGAATCTTTCGCCAACGCCGGCCGCGGCATCCGCGACATGATCCCGCACATGCTCGCCAGCCGCCCGCGCGGCTGGATGGCCAGCGCGGCGATGGACCTGGCGCGCTGGCGCTACGGCGGGCAGAACCTGGACGCGGTCATCGCCAACGCCAACCAGCGCCTGGCGCTGAACCTGGACCAGGTCGACGTCACCGCCGCCGCGCGCGCCGCACCGGCCTGCGTGCTGCTGCTGCACGGCAGCGCCGACCAGCACATCCCGGTGGCGCACGGCCGCCTGCTGGCGCTGGACGCCCCGCGCGCGCACTACCTGGAGATGCCCGGCGAGAACCACCTGAGCCTGCCGATGCGGCTGGACCTGCTGGCGCCGACCGTGGAGGACTGGTTCGCCGACCTGCAGTCGCCGAGCCACGGCGGCCGCTGCCCGCAGCCGCTGCCGCCACGCGCGGATCCCGAGCTGCAGCTGACGGGTGAGCCGGCGGCAAGCGGTAGCCGCGGCTGA
- a CDS encoding ABC transporter permease: MKMQWLWNVLAIAALALGLGIWIALPWFLVLALVAVLAVLLLVTRSGRLSLAAARIGIASLPQRWGASSVIVVGIAGVVGVLVAMLAMGQGFQATLDSTGDDTTAIVLRGGSQAETNSVITRDQVPLIASLAGVARGADNRPLVSPELSQVVNLQSKSDGSDVNAQFRGVGEQGWAVHDKVKLLQGRRFKPGLREIVVGKGAQSQFRGLQLGQTLTLGNQAWTVVGVFASGDAHDSELWTDTQTLATTYNRSAYQSISVRTQGQDGFRQFKAAMDADPRLKLDVFTTREYYRKQGGNLSKVLEVLGTFIGTIMAIGAVFGALNTMYAAVATRAREIATMRALGFRGLPVVVAVMLETMLLALLGGVLGGLIAWAIFNGYSVSTLGSNFSQVVFQFKVSPPLLWTGLKWALGIGLVGGLFPALRAARLPITTALRAL; encoded by the coding sequence ATGAAGATGCAATGGTTATGGAATGTCCTGGCGATCGCGGCGCTGGCGCTCGGCCTGGGAATCTGGATCGCCCTGCCCTGGTTCCTGGTGCTGGCGCTGGTGGCGGTGCTCGCCGTGCTGCTGCTGGTCACCCGCAGTGGCCGGCTGTCGCTCGCCGCCGCGCGCATCGGCATCGCCAGCCTGCCGCAGCGCTGGGGCGCCAGTTCGGTGATCGTGGTCGGCATCGCCGGTGTGGTCGGCGTGCTGGTGGCGATGCTGGCGATGGGCCAGGGCTTCCAGGCGACCCTGGACAGCACCGGCGACGACACCACCGCCATCGTCCTGCGCGGCGGCTCGCAGGCCGAGACCAACTCGGTCATCACCCGCGACCAGGTGCCGCTGATCGCCAGCCTGGCCGGCGTGGCGCGCGGCGCCGACAACCGCCCGCTGGTCTCGCCGGAACTGTCGCAGGTGGTGAACCTGCAGTCCAAGTCCGACGGCAGCGACGTCAACGCGCAGTTCCGCGGCGTCGGCGAGCAGGGCTGGGCGGTGCACGACAAGGTCAAGCTCCTGCAGGGCCGTCGCTTCAAGCCGGGCCTGCGCGAGATCGTGGTCGGCAAGGGCGCGCAGTCGCAGTTCCGCGGCCTGCAGCTCGGTCAGACCCTGACCCTGGGCAACCAGGCCTGGACCGTGGTCGGTGTGTTCGCCAGCGGCGATGCGCACGATTCGGAGCTGTGGACCGACACCCAGACCCTGGCCACCACCTACAACCGCAGCGCCTACCAGTCGATCAGCGTGCGCACCCAGGGCCAGGACGGCTTCCGCCAGTTCAAGGCGGCGATGGACGCCGACCCGCGGCTGAAGCTGGACGTGTTCACCACCCGCGAGTACTACCGCAAGCAGGGCGGCAACCTCAGCAAGGTGCTGGAGGTGCTGGGCACCTTCATCGGCACCATCATGGCGATCGGCGCGGTGTTCGGCGCGCTCAACACCATGTACGCCGCGGTCGCCACCCGCGCCCGCGAGATCGCCACCATGCGTGCGCTGGGCTTCCGCGGGCTGCCGGTGGTGGTGGCGGTGATGCTGGAGACCATGCTGCTGGCGCTGCTCGGCGGGGTGCTGGGCGGGCTGATCGCCTGGGCGATCTTCAACGGCTACAGCGTCTCCACCCTGGGCAGCAACTTCAGCCAGGTGGTGTTCCAGTTCAAGGTCTCGCCGCCGCTGCTGTGGACCGGGCTGAAGTGGGCGCTGGGCATCGGCCTGGTCGGCGGCCTGTTCCCGGCGCTGCGCGCCGCACGCCTGCCGATCACCACCGCCCTGCGCGCACTGTAG
- a CDS encoding ABC transporter permease: protein MKYFSLIWAQLFRSKTRTLLTLFSVIVAFLLFGLLDSVRVAFTAGGSVEGVNRLVVASRLSITQSLPVRLESQIRSVPGVRDVTYAMWFGGIYKDPKDFFPNFSVAPNFFDVYSEYVVPPEQLKAFRDTRTGAAVGEALAKKNGWKVGDVIPLQATIFPRGGSNDWPLELKAIFKAKDRANVQAENQLMMNWKYFDESNDYIKGKVSWYTVRLDNPEHASRVAQAIDALSANSDHETKSQTESAFQQAFVKQFADIGLIVTSIMGAVFFTLVLLTGNTMAQAVRERIPELATLKTLGFQDRTVLTLVIVESVLLIVLGGLLGMALAAAAIPVLASASRGALPVHAVPAQTWLIGAALMLVIGVVVGLLPALRAQRLKIVEALAGR, encoded by the coding sequence ATGAAGTATTTCTCGTTGATCTGGGCGCAACTGTTTCGCAGCAAGACGCGGACGCTGCTGACCCTGTTCTCGGTGATCGTCGCCTTCCTGCTGTTCGGCCTGCTCGACTCGGTGCGTGTGGCGTTCACCGCCGGCGGCTCGGTGGAAGGGGTCAACCGCCTGGTGGTGGCCTCGCGGCTGTCGATCACCCAGTCGCTGCCGGTGCGCCTGGAGTCGCAGATCCGCAGCGTGCCGGGCGTGCGCGACGTGACCTATGCGATGTGGTTCGGCGGCATCTACAAGGATCCCAAGGACTTCTTCCCCAACTTCTCGGTCGCGCCGAACTTCTTCGACGTGTACAGCGAGTACGTGGTGCCGCCGGAGCAGCTCAAGGCCTTCCGCGACACCCGTACCGGTGCGGCGGTGGGCGAAGCGCTGGCGAAGAAGAACGGCTGGAAGGTCGGCGACGTGATCCCGCTGCAGGCCACCATCTTCCCGCGCGGCGGCAGCAACGACTGGCCGCTGGAGCTGAAGGCGATCTTCAAGGCCAAGGACCGCGCCAACGTGCAGGCCGAGAACCAGTTGATGATGAACTGGAAGTACTTCGACGAGAGCAACGACTACATCAAGGGCAAGGTCAGCTGGTACACGGTGCGGCTGGACAACCCCGAACACGCCTCGCGCGTGGCGCAGGCGATCGATGCGCTGTCGGCCAACTCCGACCACGAGACCAAGTCGCAGACCGAGTCGGCGTTCCAGCAGGCCTTCGTCAAGCAGTTCGCCGACATCGGCCTGATCGTCACCTCGATCATGGGCGCGGTGTTCTTCACCCTGGTGCTGCTGACCGGCAACACCATGGCGCAGGCGGTGCGCGAACGCATCCCGGAGCTGGCCACGCTCAAGACCCTGGGCTTCCAGGACCGCACGGTGCTGACCCTGGTGATCGTGGAGTCGGTATTGCTGATCGTGCTCGGCGGCCTGCTCGGCATGGCGCTGGCGGCGGCGGCGATCCCGGTGCTGGCCAGCGCCAGCCGCGGCGCCCTGCCGGTGCACGCGGTGCCGGCGCAGACCTGGCTGATCGGCGCGGCGCTGATGCTGGTCATCGGCGTGGTGGTCGGCCTGCTGCCGGCGCTGCGTGCGCAGCGGCTGAAGATCGTCGAAGCCCTGGCCGGGCGCTGA
- a CDS encoding ABC transporter ATP-binding protein: MSTLVTLRNVTKTYQRGPEKVQVLHGIDLDIARGDFVALMGPSGSGKTTLLNLIGGLDSPSGGEIEIEGQRIDRMSGGQLATWRSHHVGFVFQFYNLMPMLTAQKNVELPLLLTSLGAAQRKRNAEIALTLVGLAERRNHKPSELSGGQQQRVAIARAIVSDPTFLICDEPTGDLDRRSAEDVLGLLQELNRSHGKTIVMVTHDPKAAEYATHTVHLDKGELADAPAAH; the protein is encoded by the coding sequence ATGTCCACCCTCGTCACCCTGCGCAACGTCACCAAGACCTACCAGCGCGGCCCCGAGAAAGTCCAGGTCCTGCACGGCATCGACCTGGATATCGCCCGCGGCGACTTCGTCGCCCTGATGGGCCCGTCCGGCTCCGGCAAGACCACCCTGCTCAACCTGATCGGCGGGCTGGATTCGCCCAGCGGCGGCGAGATCGAGATCGAAGGCCAGCGCATCGACCGCATGAGCGGCGGCCAACTCGCCACCTGGCGCAGCCACCACGTCGGCTTCGTGTTCCAGTTCTACAACCTGATGCCGATGCTCACCGCGCAGAAGAACGTCGAACTGCCGCTGCTGCTGACCTCGCTCGGCGCCGCCCAGCGCAAGCGCAATGCCGAGATCGCGCTGACCCTGGTCGGCCTGGCCGAGCGACGCAACCACAAGCCCAGCGAACTGTCCGGCGGCCAGCAGCAGCGCGTGGCCATCGCCCGCGCCATCGTCTCCGACCCCACCTTCCTGATCTGCGACGAACCCACCGGCGACCTCGACCGGCGCTCGGCCGAGGACGTGCTGGGCCTGTTGCAGGAACTCAATCGCAGCCACGGCAAGACCATCGTCATGGTCACCCACGATCCCAAGGCCGCCGAGTACGCCACCCACACCGTGCACCTGGACAAGGGCGAGCTGGCCGACGCGCCGGCCGCGCACTGA
- a CDS encoding efflux RND transporter periplasmic adaptor subunit, producing the protein MSTSSDLLKELRIDRKAPPSEPPSRRGLWIALVLLLVLLALGAGGWWLFGRSKPLEVRTAAVVAIAPGSSSASVLDASGYVVARRMATVSAKITGKVREVRIEEGMRVEAGQVMATLDPIDANAQRVLSASQLDAARSLVANMQAQVRQADADAQRLQTLAGQQLVSRSQYEQAVAQRDALRAQLQNAQRNVAVAGNQLSISDLNVDNTIVRAPFSGVVTAKAAQPGEIVSPLSAGGGFTRTGIGTIVDMDSLEIEVEVGESYIGRVKPGMPVEATLNAYPDWKIPAEVIAIIPSADRGKATVKVRVALKQKDARIVPEMGVRVSFLEAPQPQAQHTPQGVRVPGAAIVKRAGQDVAFAVKDDNTVEQRALKTGIALGDDRQVLSGLAAGDTVVLDPPEALHAGMQVKTAEAAAQ; encoded by the coding sequence ATGAGTACTTCCTCCGACCTGCTCAAGGAACTCCGTATCGACCGCAAGGCGCCGCCGAGCGAGCCGCCGTCGCGACGCGGGCTGTGGATCGCGTTGGTGCTGCTGCTGGTGCTGCTCGCCCTGGGCGCCGGCGGCTGGTGGCTGTTCGGCCGCAGCAAGCCGCTGGAGGTGCGTACCGCGGCGGTGGTGGCGATCGCGCCCGGCAGCAGCAGCGCCTCGGTGCTGGACGCCAGTGGCTACGTGGTGGCGCGGCGCATGGCCACGGTGTCGGCCAAGATCACCGGCAAGGTCCGCGAGGTGCGCATCGAGGAAGGCATGCGCGTGGAGGCAGGCCAGGTGATGGCGACGCTGGATCCGATCGACGCCAATGCGCAGCGGGTGCTGTCGGCCTCGCAACTGGACGCGGCACGCAGCCTGGTCGCCAACATGCAGGCGCAGGTGCGCCAGGCCGATGCCGACGCGCAGCGGCTGCAGACCCTGGCCGGCCAGCAACTGGTCTCGCGGTCGCAGTACGAGCAGGCGGTGGCGCAACGCGACGCCCTGCGCGCGCAGTTGCAGAACGCGCAGCGCAACGTGGCGGTGGCCGGCAACCAGCTGTCGATCTCCGATCTCAACGTCGACAACACCATCGTGCGTGCGCCGTTCTCCGGCGTGGTCACCGCCAAGGCGGCGCAGCCGGGCGAGATCGTCTCGCCGCTGTCGGCCGGCGGCGGCTTCACCCGCACCGGCATCGGCACCATCGTCGACATGGATTCGCTGGAGATCGAGGTCGAGGTGGGCGAGTCCTACATCGGCCGGGTCAAGCCGGGCATGCCGGTGGAGGCCACGCTCAACGCGTATCCGGACTGGAAGATCCCGGCCGAGGTGATCGCGATCATTCCCTCCGCCGACCGCGGCAAGGCGACGGTGAAGGTGCGCGTGGCACTGAAGCAGAAGGACGCGCGGATCGTGCCGGAGATGGGCGTGCGGGTCAGCTTCCTGGAGGCACCGCAGCCGCAGGCGCAGCACACGCCGCAGGGCGTGCGGGTGCCGGGCGCGGCGATCGTCAAGCGCGCCGGCCAGGACGTGGCGTTCGCGGTCAAGGACGACAACACGGTCGAGCAGCGCGCGCTGAAGACCGGCATCGCCCTGGGCGACGACCGCCAGGTGCTGTCCGGCCTGGCCGCGGGCGACACGGTGGTGCTGGATCCGCCGGAGGCCTTGCATGCGGGTATGCAGGTGAAGACGGCGGAGGCCGCTGCGCAGTAG
- a CDS encoding ABC transporter ATP-binding protein, whose amino-acid sequence MPDHDALPLAQLSGVQKRYGALVALDGVDLQLHRGQLLALLGANGAGKSTAVGLLLGLQTPDAGSVRLCGQDPRALAARRQAGAMLQTAGLPETLRVGELLLQARGYYPQPRSVADCVALAGLDGLMARRYGQLSGGQQRRVQFAMAICGRPRVLFLDEPSTGLDIEARQGLWRAIRQLVADGCAVLLTTHYLEEAEALADRVAVLQRGTLIAEGSVAELRARFEQCTVRCRSALPAAQVALWPQVRHAESRDGVLEVVAEPAEPVVARLLASDPALTALEVRRAGLADAFLAITRAEAA is encoded by the coding sequence ATGCCTGACCATGATGCGTTGCCGCTGGCGCAGCTCAGCGGTGTCCAGAAGCGCTATGGGGCGCTGGTCGCGCTCGACGGCGTCGACCTGCAGTTGCACCGTGGCCAGTTGCTGGCGTTGCTGGGCGCCAACGGTGCCGGCAAGAGCACCGCGGTGGGCCTGCTGCTCGGGCTGCAGACGCCCGACGCCGGCAGCGTGCGCCTGTGCGGGCAGGATCCGCGGGCGCTGGCCGCACGCCGCCAGGCCGGTGCGATGCTGCAGACCGCCGGGCTGCCGGAGACGCTGCGTGTGGGCGAACTGCTGCTGCAGGCGCGTGGCTACTACCCGCAGCCGCGCAGCGTCGCCGACTGCGTGGCGCTGGCCGGGTTGGACGGGTTGATGGCACGCCGCTACGGCCAACTGTCCGGCGGCCAGCAGCGCCGCGTGCAATTCGCGATGGCGATCTGCGGGCGGCCGCGGGTGCTGTTCCTGGACGAGCCCAGCACCGGCCTGGACATCGAGGCGCGGCAGGGCCTGTGGCGGGCGATCCGCCAGCTGGTCGCCGACGGCTGCGCGGTGCTGCTGACCACGCACTATCTGGAAGAGGCCGAGGCGCTGGCCGACCGGGTGGCGGTGCTGCAGCGCGGCACGCTGATCGCCGAGGGCAGCGTCGCCGAACTGCGTGCGCGCTTCGAACAATGCACCGTCCGCTGCCGCAGCGCGCTGCCGGCGGCGCAGGTCGCGCTGTGGCCGCAGGTGCGCCACGCCGAGAGCCGCGACGGTGTGCTGGAGGTGGTCGCCGAGCCGGCCGAGCCGGTGGTGGCGCGGCTGCTCGCCAGCGATCCGGCGCTGACGGCGCTGGAAGTACGCCGCGCCGGCCTGGCCGACGCCTTTCTCGCCATCACCCGTGCGGAGGCCGCATGA
- a CDS encoding ABC transporter permease, with protein sequence MNPIDLSVVPPAAAWSLRDQGALLLREIRYEVLRWLRTPSFALPTLLFPPLFYLLFGVLLNHGRHDAAVYLMASYSVFGVMAPALFGFGVGLAQDRERGLLALKRAMPVPPMALLLARTVLAMAFALAIGVLLQALAAVLGGVMLTPMQRIGLLLVDVLGTLPFCAIGLALGAYAGGSGAPALVNLIYLPMAFLSGLWIPLQLLPAWLITLAPLWPSYHLGQLALRVVGQADGRSSVGHVAALLAVTVVFYALAQRRLRRG encoded by the coding sequence ATGAACCCGATCGATCTTTCCGTTGTCCCGCCGGCGGCCGCCTGGTCGTTGCGCGACCAGGGCGCGCTGTTGTTGCGCGAGATCCGCTACGAGGTGCTGCGCTGGCTGCGCACGCCGTCGTTCGCCTTGCCGACGCTGCTGTTCCCGCCGCTGTTCTACCTGCTGTTCGGCGTGCTGCTCAATCACGGGCGCCACGACGCGGCGGTGTACCTGATGGCCAGCTACAGCGTGTTCGGGGTGATGGCGCCGGCGCTGTTCGGGTTCGGCGTCGGCCTGGCCCAGGACCGCGAGCGCGGCCTGCTGGCGCTGAAGCGGGCGATGCCGGTGCCGCCGATGGCGCTGCTGCTGGCGCGCACAGTGCTGGCGATGGCGTTCGCGCTGGCGATCGGGGTACTGCTGCAGGCGCTGGCCGCCGTGCTCGGCGGGGTGATGTTGACGCCGATGCAGCGGATCGGGTTGCTGCTGGTCGACGTGCTCGGCACGCTGCCGTTCTGCGCGATCGGGCTGGCGCTGGGCGCCTATGCCGGCGGCAGCGGTGCGCCGGCGCTGGTCAACCTGATCTACCTGCCGATGGCGTTCCTGTCCGGGCTGTGGATCCCGCTGCAGCTGCTGCCGGCGTGGCTGATCACGCTGGCGCCGCTGTGGCCGTCCTATCACCTGGGCCAGTTGGCGCTGCGCGTGGTCGGCCAGGCCGATGGCCGCAGCAGTGTCGGCCATGTCGCCGCGCTGCTGGCGGTGACGGTGGTGTTCTACGCACTGGCGCAGCGGCGCCTGCGTCGCGGCTGA